A genomic region of Streptomyces sp. NBC_00247 contains the following coding sequences:
- a CDS encoding acyl-CoA carboxylase epsilon subunit, with protein MIRVVRGNPTPEELAAALAVVRARAASAAAVPDTAPPPPAQWSDPARIARATRALPGPTAWARTYWPA; from the coding sequence ATGATCAGGGTCGTACGGGGCAACCCGACCCCCGAGGAACTCGCCGCCGCCCTGGCGGTGGTCCGGGCGCGCGCCGCTTCGGCGGCGGCGGTGCCGGACACCGCGCCCCCGCCGCCCGCGCAGTGGTCCGACCCGGCGCGGATCGCCCGCGCCACACGGGCCCTGCCGGGGCCGACGGCGTGGGCGCGCACCTACTGGCCCGCCTGA
- the mmpB gene encoding morphogenic membrane protein MmpB, which produces MLWSDPDNRPPKELRDAQEMLRRAGFLLALAMVVGMIVVGLR; this is translated from the coding sequence ATGCTCTGGTCCGACCCCGACAACCGCCCGCCGAAGGAACTGCGCGACGCCCAGGAGATGCTGCGGCGCGCGGGGTTCCTCCTCGCCCTGGCCATGGTGGTCGGGATGATCGTGGTCGGCCTGCGCTGA
- a CDS encoding HAAS signaling domain-containing protein has translation MTIHPTDHPDTDGQEVRRYLDAVEQAVSGLPAHRRKETVGDVAERIAVALAGRPGRITQILAELGAPEQVGAAAVDAYRVDVEVPWWSSPRLIVWGLAAGSAVSLLSRLTGDDEIPEIFALPVFYLTFCGCVALCLSPWWSRSRRCAALAWLLVPNLFLALATGATDNLAIQITLSVVSVAVRAGALWWMWSSRTAPEPDRHRFPRWAGVLSWIAVGAVAAGETVLWAVTL, from the coding sequence ATGACGATCCACCCCACCGACCACCCGGACACCGACGGCCAGGAGGTGCGCCGCTACCTCGACGCCGTCGAGCAGGCCGTGTCGGGCCTTCCGGCTCATCGGCGCAAGGAGACGGTCGGGGACGTCGCCGAACGGATCGCCGTGGCCCTCGCCGGGCGCCCCGGGCGGATTACGCAGATCCTGGCCGAACTCGGCGCCCCTGAGCAGGTCGGCGCGGCAGCCGTGGACGCGTACCGGGTGGACGTGGAGGTGCCCTGGTGGAGCAGCCCCCGCCTGATCGTGTGGGGTCTGGCGGCGGGCAGCGCGGTGAGCCTTCTCAGCCGGCTCACGGGCGACGACGAGATCCCCGAGATCTTCGCTCTCCCCGTCTTCTACCTGACCTTCTGCGGCTGCGTCGCGTTGTGCCTCTCGCCGTGGTGGAGCCGGTCCCGCAGGTGTGCCGCCCTCGCCTGGCTCCTGGTGCCGAACCTGTTCCTCGCCCTGGCGACAGGGGCGACCGACAACCTCGCCATCCAGATCACTCTGAGCGTCGTCTCGGTCGCCGTTCGCGCCGGAGCCCTCTGGTGGATGTGGAGCTCCCGGACCGCGCCCGAGCCCGACCGTCACCGCTTCCCGCGCTGGGCCGGCGTGCTGAGCTGGATCGCCGTGGGCGCGGTCGCCGCGGGCGAGACCGTCCTGTGGGCGGTCACGCTGTAA
- a CDS encoding ABC transporter ATP-binding protein, whose protein sequence is MTFPTSSPDTALAAHAVTQRYGRKGRDVLDRCTFGVPAGVVSALVGPNGSGKTSLLELAAGVRRPASGTIEVLGGPPGAGHPRVAYLAQHRPLFAGFTVSEMLRLGARTNGAHWDAELAGRVAEPLRDDRVGALSGGQRTRLALALALGKRADLLLLDEPMADLDVLARQELMGLLMAHVADTGTTVVMSSHIISELADVCDHLLLLDRGTVRLCGDIDELTASHAVVAVTGGPDGLGGHTVVESRPAGRGTSALIRPAGPLPAAWDARTPSLEELVLAHLTPAAPGRAAAPAALSKEDAA, encoded by the coding sequence ATGACGTTCCCCACCAGCAGCCCTGACACGGCGCTCGCGGCCCACGCGGTCACCCAGAGATACGGCCGCAAGGGCAGGGACGTCCTCGACCGGTGCACCTTCGGCGTCCCCGCCGGGGTCGTCTCCGCTCTCGTGGGTCCCAACGGATCGGGGAAAACGAGCCTGTTGGAGCTTGCGGCCGGTGTGCGACGGCCCGCGTCCGGGACGATCGAGGTCCTGGGCGGACCGCCGGGAGCCGGACACCCCCGGGTCGCATACCTGGCCCAGCACCGCCCGCTCTTCGCCGGGTTCACCGTCAGCGAGATGCTGCGCCTCGGCGCCCGGACGAACGGGGCCCACTGGGACGCCGAGTTGGCCGGGCGGGTCGCCGAGCCGCTGCGCGACGACCGGGTCGGTGCCCTGTCCGGCGGCCAGCGCACCCGCCTGGCCCTGGCCCTCGCCCTTGGTAAACGCGCCGACCTGCTGCTGCTGGACGAGCCGATGGCCGACCTCGACGTGCTGGCGCGGCAGGAGCTGATGGGGCTGCTCATGGCGCACGTCGCCGACACCGGCACCACCGTGGTGATGTCCTCGCACATCATTTCCGAGCTGGCCGACGTCTGCGACCACCTGCTCCTGCTCGACCGGGGCACGGTCCGGCTCTGCGGCGACATCGACGAACTGACCGCGTCCCACGCCGTGGTCGCCGTGACCGGCGGTCCCGACGGCCTCGGCGGCCACACCGTCGTCGAGTCCCGCCCGGCCGGGCGCGGTACCAGCGCGCTCATCCGCCCCGCCGGGCCGCTGCCCGCCGCCTGGGACGCACGGACCCCCTCGCTGGAGGAGCTGGTCCTCGCCCACCTCACCCCCGCCGCCCCCGGCCGAGCGGCCGCCCCGGCCGCCCTCAGCAAGGAAGACGCCGCATGA
- a CDS encoding GntR family transcriptional regulator, with translation MGFAFRIDRRSGVPNYVQIIQQVQQALRLGLLKPGDRLPTARAVVEATALNPNTVLKAYRELESQGLVETRRRHGTFVTGTLGASSAGSPWRAGLADVAARAVAEGAERDDLAALFNDVLDDLYLPKEPDDVPHQQP, from the coding sequence ATGGGATTCGCCTTCCGTATCGATCGGCGCAGTGGCGTCCCGAACTACGTCCAGATCATCCAGCAGGTCCAGCAGGCGCTACGGCTCGGTCTGCTGAAGCCGGGTGACCGGCTGCCCACCGCGCGGGCCGTGGTGGAAGCGACCGCGCTCAACCCCAACACCGTGCTCAAGGCGTACCGCGAGCTGGAGTCCCAGGGGCTCGTCGAGACCCGGCGCAGACACGGGACCTTCGTGACCGGCACCCTCGGTGCCTCCTCGGCCGGCTCGCCCTGGCGGGCGGGGCTCGCGGACGTGGCCGCCCGGGCCGTCGCCGAAGGTGCCGAACGCGACGACCTCGCCGCCCTGTTCAACGACGTGCTGGACGACCTCTACCTCCCGAAGGAGCCCGATGACGTTCCCCACCAGCAGCCCTGA
- a CDS encoding Maf family protein has product MARMTAQRRLVLASASPARLGLLRQAGFAPEKIVSGVDEDALSAPTPGELALVLARAKATAVAALPQAADALVVGCDSVLDLDGEALGKPADAEEATARWQAMRGRAGVLRTGHSVIDTASGRTASATASTVVRFGEPTDAEIAAYVATGEPLHVAGAFTLDGLSGPFVDSIEGDHSNVIGLSLPLLRRLLGELGVSVTELWD; this is encoded by the coding sequence ATGGCCCGCATGACTGCTCAGCGCCGGCTCGTACTCGCCTCCGCCTCCCCCGCCCGTCTCGGCCTGCTGCGGCAGGCGGGCTTCGCCCCCGAGAAGATCGTCAGCGGGGTGGACGAGGACGCGCTCTCGGCACCGACCCCCGGCGAGCTGGCGCTGGTCCTGGCACGGGCGAAGGCCACCGCCGTGGCGGCGCTCCCGCAGGCGGCCGACGCCCTGGTGGTCGGGTGCGATTCGGTGCTCGACCTGGACGGGGAGGCGCTCGGCAAGCCCGCCGACGCCGAGGAGGCCACCGCCCGCTGGCAGGCGATGCGGGGCCGCGCCGGGGTGCTGCGTACCGGCCACAGCGTGATCGACACCGCGAGCGGGCGTACCGCGTCCGCGACCGCGTCCACGGTCGTCCGCTTCGGCGAGCCCACCGACGCCGAGATCGCCGCCTACGTCGCCACCGGCGAACCGCTCCACGTCGCGGGGGCGTTCACCCTGGACGGCCTCTCGGGGCCGTTCGTCGACTCCATCGAGGGCGACCACTCCAACGTGATCGGGCTCTCCTTGCCTCTGCTTCGCCGGCTCCTCGGTGAACTGGGCGTGTCCGTCACGGAGTTGTGGGACTGA
- a CDS encoding acetyl/propionyl/methylcrotonyl-CoA carboxylase subunit alpha: protein MRKVLIANRGEIAVRVARACRDAGIASVAVYADPDRDALHVRAADEAFALGGDTPASSYLDIAKVLRAAADSGADAIHPGYGFLSENAEFAQAVLDAGLTWIGPPPQAIRDLGDKVAARHIAQRAGAPLVAGTPDPVSGSDEVVAFAREHGLPIAIKAAFGGGGRGLKVARTLEEVPELYDSAVREAVAAFGRGECFVERYLDKPRHVETQCLADQHGNVVVVSTRDCSLQRRHQKLVEEAPAPFLSEEQNAQLYAASKAILKEAGYVGAGTVEFLVGTDGTISFLEVNTRLQVEHPVTEEVTGLDLVREMFRIADGEELGYGDPAVRGHSFEFRINGEDPGRGFLPAPGTVTTFSAPTGPGVRLDAGVESGSVIGPAWDSLLAKLIVTGATREQALQRAARALGEFTVEGMATAIPFHRAVVVDPAFTSDPFRIHTRWIETEFVNEIKPFTTPAEADEDEGNREIVVVEVGGRRLEVSLPSSLGMSLARTGLAAGAKPKRRAAKKAGAAASGDTLASPMQGTIVKVAVEEGQEVKEGDLVVVLEAMKMEQPLNAHRSGTIKGLTAEVGSSLSSGAAICEIKS from the coding sequence GTGCGCAAGGTGCTCATCGCCAACCGTGGCGAAATCGCTGTCCGCGTCGCTCGGGCCTGCCGGGACGCCGGGATCGCCAGCGTCGCCGTCTACGCCGATCCGGACCGGGACGCTCTGCACGTCCGCGCGGCCGACGAGGCGTTCGCGCTGGGCGGTGACACCCCGGCGTCCAGCTATCTGGACATCGCCAAGGTGCTGCGCGCCGCCGCCGACTCGGGCGCCGACGCGATCCACCCGGGGTACGGATTCCTGTCCGAGAACGCGGAGTTCGCGCAGGCGGTGCTGGACGCCGGGCTGACCTGGATCGGCCCGCCGCCGCAGGCGATCCGCGACCTCGGTGACAAGGTCGCCGCCCGGCACATCGCGCAGCGCGCCGGTGCCCCGCTCGTCGCCGGTACGCCGGACCCGGTCTCCGGCTCCGACGAGGTCGTGGCGTTCGCGCGGGAGCACGGCCTGCCCATCGCCATCAAGGCCGCCTTCGGCGGTGGCGGACGCGGTCTGAAGGTCGCCCGCACCCTCGAAGAGGTGCCGGAGCTGTACGACTCCGCAGTCCGCGAGGCCGTCGCGGCGTTCGGCCGGGGCGAGTGCTTCGTCGAGCGCTACCTCGACAAACCGCGCCACGTCGAGACCCAGTGCCTCGCCGACCAGCACGGCAACGTCGTCGTCGTCTCCACCCGCGACTGCTCGCTCCAGCGCCGCCACCAGAAGCTGGTCGAGGAGGCCCCGGCCCCCTTCCTCTCCGAGGAGCAGAACGCCCAGCTGTACGCCGCGTCGAAGGCGATCCTGAAGGAGGCCGGCTACGTCGGCGCCGGCACGGTCGAGTTCCTCGTCGGCACGGACGGCACGATCTCCTTCCTGGAGGTCAACACCCGCCTCCAGGTGGAGCACCCGGTCACCGAAGAGGTCACCGGCCTCGACCTGGTCCGCGAGATGTTCCGGATCGCCGACGGCGAGGAGCTGGGGTACGGCGACCCGGCCGTGCGCGGCCACTCCTTCGAGTTCCGCATCAACGGCGAGGACCCGGGCCGGGGCTTCCTGCCCGCCCCGGGCACCGTCACCACCTTCAGCGCCCCGACCGGTCCCGGTGTCCGGCTCGACGCGGGTGTCGAGTCCGGCAGCGTCATCGGCCCGGCCTGGGACTCGCTCCTGGCGAAGCTGATCGTCACCGGTGCCACCCGTGAGCAGGCGCTCCAGCGCGCCGCCCGCGCGCTCGGCGAGTTCACCGTCGAGGGCATGGCGACGGCCATCCCGTTCCACCGCGCGGTGGTGGTGGACCCGGCGTTCACCTCGGACCCGTTCCGCATCCACACCCGCTGGATCGAGACCGAGTTCGTCAACGAGATCAAGCCCTTCACCACTCCCGCCGAGGCGGACGAGGACGAGGGCAACCGGGAGATCGTCGTCGTCGAGGTCGGCGGCCGGCGCCTGGAGGTCTCGCTGCCCTCGTCGCTCGGCATGAGCCTCGCGCGTACGGGCCTGGCGGCCGGCGCGAAGCCGAAGCGCCGCGCGGCGAAGAAGGCCGGCGCCGCGGCCTCGGGCGACACCCTCGCGTCCCCCATGCAGGGCACCATCGTCAAGGTGGCCGTGGAAGAGGGCCAGGAGGTCAAGGAGGGCGACCTCGTCGTCGTCCTGGAGGCCATGAAGATGGAGCAGCCCCTCAACGCCCACCGCTCCGGCACGATCAAGGGCCTGACCGCCGAGGTCGGCAGCTCGCTCTCCTCCGGTGCCGCGATCTGCGAGATCAAGAGCTGA
- a CDS encoding TetR/AcrR family transcriptional regulator, translated as MRADARRNHDRLVGEARTLFAEQGTDASLEDLARRAQVGIGTLYRHFPTRHALMNAVFQDALADLIAHSYALAEAEQPCRALVEWLGAIVRHAGEYRGLAQALLSASRDDSSALAPCHVPLREAGARLLTRAQHSGAVRADVSIGDLMGLTNAIALAAEQNPEDPELADRLLLLTLRGFRTTADTAPES; from the coding sequence ATGCGGGCGGACGCCCGCCGCAACCACGACCGGCTGGTCGGCGAGGCCCGTACCCTCTTCGCCGAACAGGGCACCGACGCCTCGCTGGAGGATCTCGCGCGTCGTGCGCAGGTCGGGATCGGCACGCTCTACCGGCACTTCCCCACCCGGCACGCGCTGATGAACGCGGTCTTCCAGGACGCGCTGGCGGATCTGATCGCCCACTCCTACGCCCTGGCGGAGGCCGAACAGCCGTGCCGGGCGCTGGTGGAGTGGCTCGGCGCGATCGTCCGGCACGCGGGCGAGTACCGCGGGCTGGCGCAGGCGCTGCTGTCGGCCTCGCGGGACGACAGCTCGGCCCTGGCGCCCTGTCATGTACCGCTGCGCGAGGCGGGGGCACGGCTGCTGACGCGGGCGCAGCACAGCGGGGCGGTACGGGCGGACGTGTCGATCGGCGATCTGATGGGGCTGACGAACGCCATCGCCCTGGCGGCGGAGCAGAACCCCGAGGATCCCGAACTGGCCGACCGGCTGCTCCTGCTGACCCTGCGGGGCTTCAGGACCACGGCGGACACGGCGCCGGAGTCCTGA
- a CDS encoding DeoR/GlpR family DNA-binding transcription regulator, which translates to MFAAERRQLILEMVRANGAVSLRELARVVQTSEVTVRRDVRALEAEGLLDRRHGGAVLPGGFTRESGFPQKSHLSSAEKTAIADVAAGLVGEGEAIVVGAGTTTQELARRLARVPGLTVVTNSLLVAQALAHANRVEVVMTGGTLRGSNYALVGSGAEQSLQGLRVSRAFLSGSGLTAERGLSTSNMLSASVDRALVQAAAEVVVLADHTKLGADTMFQTVPTELVTRLVTDEPPPHDERAAAEIQALADQGVEITLAGGDADSGACGPSGAEGVPPGGRQRREMPLPGQRRTQNGGLGAQLRGAAVMADAGPERGRVADLRRR; encoded by the coding sequence GTGTTCGCTGCAGAACGTCGTCAATTGATCCTCGAAATGGTGCGTGCCAACGGGGCGGTATCGCTCCGTGAGCTCGCCCGCGTCGTCCAGACCTCCGAAGTGACCGTACGGCGGGACGTGCGGGCACTGGAGGCAGAAGGACTCCTCGACCGCCGGCACGGCGGTGCGGTCTTGCCGGGCGGTTTTACGCGGGAGTCCGGCTTTCCGCAGAAATCCCATCTCTCGTCCGCGGAGAAGACGGCCATCGCCGATGTGGCGGCCGGCCTGGTCGGTGAGGGCGAAGCCATCGTCGTCGGGGCCGGTACGACCACGCAGGAGCTGGCCCGCCGGCTCGCGCGGGTGCCCGGCCTGACCGTCGTGACCAACTCCCTGCTGGTCGCCCAGGCCCTGGCCCACGCCAACCGCGTGGAGGTCGTGATGACCGGGGGCACCCTGCGCGGGAGCAACTACGCCCTGGTCGGCAGCGGAGCCGAGCAGTCCCTCCAGGGGCTGCGGGTCTCCCGCGCCTTCCTCTCCGGGAGCGGGCTGACGGCCGAACGCGGTCTCTCCACGTCCAACATGCTCTCGGCCAGCGTCGACCGGGCCCTGGTGCAGGCTGCCGCCGAGGTGGTCGTACTCGCCGACCACACCAAGCTGGGCGCCGACACCATGTTCCAGACGGTGCCGACGGAGCTGGTCACCCGGCTGGTCACGGACGAGCCCCCGCCGCACGACGAGCGGGCCGCCGCCGAGATCCAGGCTCTGGCCGACCAGGGCGTGGAGATCACCCTCGCGGGCGGTGACGCCGACTCGGGCGCCTGTGGTCCTTCCGGCGCGGAAGGCGTCCCGCCCGGTGGCAGACAGCGGCGCGAGATGCCCCTGCCGGGTCAGCGCCGTACGCAGAACGGCGGCCTCGGGGCGCAGTTGCGGGGCGCGGCGGTGATGGCCGACGCCGGGCCCGAGCGCGGCAGGGTCGCGGACCTGCGCCGCCGTTGA
- a CDS encoding NAD(P)H-quinone dehydrogenase, producing MTRIVIIGGGPGGYEAALVGTQLGAEVTVVDCDGLGGASVLTDCVPSKTLIATAEVMTTFDSSYEELGIIVADDTPALEQAARVVGVDLGKVNRRVKRLALAQSHDITASVTRAGARVMRGRGRLEGLQAADGSRQVVVTAADGSEVRLTADAVLIATGGHPREIPDAQPDGERILNWTQVYDLDELPEELIVVGSGVTGAEFAGAYQALGSRVTLVSSRDRVLPGEDPDAAAVLEDVFRRRGMNVMARSRAEAAKRVGDRVEVTLADGRVISGTHCLMAVGAIPNTEGMGLEEAGVHLKESGHIKTDKVSRTSAPGVYAAGDVTGVFALASVAAMQGRIAMYHFLGDAVAPLNLKTVSSNVFTDPEIATVGYTQADVDAGKIEARVVKLPLLRNPRAKMLGIRDGFVKIFCRPGTGIVVGGCVVAPRASELIHPISVAVDNNLTVEQIANAFTVYPSLSGSIAEVARQLHTRKLDGEA from the coding sequence GTGACCAGGATCGTGATCATCGGCGGCGGCCCCGGCGGCTACGAGGCGGCACTGGTCGGCACCCAGCTCGGGGCGGAGGTCACCGTCGTCGACTGCGACGGCCTCGGCGGAGCGTCCGTGCTCACCGACTGCGTCCCCTCCAAGACCCTGATCGCCACCGCCGAGGTCATGACGACCTTCGACTCCTCCTACGAGGAGCTGGGCATCATCGTCGCCGACGACACCCCGGCCCTGGAGCAGGCCGCCCGGGTCGTCGGGGTCGACCTCGGCAAGGTCAACCGGCGTGTCAAGCGCCTCGCGCTCGCCCAGTCCCACGACATCACCGCCTCCGTCACCCGGGCCGGCGCCCGGGTGATGCGCGGACGCGGCCGGCTGGAGGGCCTCCAGGCCGCCGACGGCTCCCGCCAGGTCGTGGTGACCGCCGCCGACGGCAGCGAGGTGCGCCTCACCGCCGACGCGGTGCTGATCGCCACCGGCGGCCACCCCCGCGAGATCCCGGACGCCCAGCCCGACGGTGAGCGCATCCTCAACTGGACCCAGGTCTACGACCTCGACGAGCTCCCCGAGGAGCTCATCGTGGTCGGCTCCGGCGTCACCGGCGCCGAGTTCGCCGGCGCCTACCAGGCGCTCGGCTCCCGGGTCACCCTCGTCTCCTCCCGCGACCGGGTGCTGCCGGGCGAGGACCCGGACGCCGCCGCCGTACTGGAGGACGTGTTCCGCCGCCGCGGCATGAACGTCATGGCCCGCTCGCGCGCCGAGGCCGCCAAGCGCGTCGGCGACCGGGTCGAGGTCACCCTCGCGGACGGCCGCGTCATCTCCGGCACGCACTGCCTGATGGCGGTCGGCGCGATCCCGAACACCGAGGGCATGGGGCTCGAGGAGGCCGGCGTCCACCTCAAGGAGTCCGGCCACATCAAGACCGACAAGGTCTCCCGCACCAGCGCCCCCGGCGTCTACGCCGCCGGTGACGTCACGGGCGTCTTCGCGCTGGCCTCGGTCGCCGCGATGCAGGGCCGGATCGCGATGTACCACTTCCTCGGCGACGCGGTGGCCCCGCTGAACCTGAAGACCGTCTCCTCCAACGTCTTCACCGACCCGGAGATCGCCACCGTCGGCTACACCCAGGCCGACGTGGACGCCGGCAAGATCGAGGCCCGCGTCGTCAAGCTCCCGCTGCTGCGCAACCCGCGCGCCAAGATGCTCGGCATCCGCGACGGCTTCGTCAAGATCTTCTGCCGTCCGGGCACCGGCATCGTGGTCGGCGGCTGTGTCGTCGCGCCGCGCGCCAGTGAACTCATTCATCCGATTTCGGTCGCGGTCGACAACAACTTGACGGTGGAACAGATCGCGAACGCGTTCACCGTGTACCCGTCCCTGTCGGGTTCGATCGCCGAGGTGGCGCGTCAGCTGCACACCCGGAAGCTCGACGGCGAGGCGTAG
- a CDS encoding gamma-glutamylcyclotransferase yields the protein MSLYAAYAGNLDARLMTRRAPHSPLRGTGWLNGWRLTFGGEQMGWEGALATVVEAPRSQVFVALYDVAPMDEDSLDRWEGVGLDIYRRMRVRVHTLDGEEPAWMYVLNGYEGGLPSARYLGEVADAAESAGAPHDYVMELRKRPC from the coding sequence ATGTCGCTCTACGCCGCGTACGCCGGCAACCTCGACGCGCGGCTGATGACGCGCCGCGCACCGCATTCCCCGCTGCGCGGTACGGGCTGGCTCAACGGCTGGCGGCTGACCTTCGGCGGGGAGCAGATGGGCTGGGAAGGCGCGCTGGCGACGGTCGTCGAGGCGCCGCGCTCCCAGGTCTTCGTCGCCCTGTACGACGTGGCTCCGATGGACGAGGACTCCCTGGACCGCTGGGAGGGCGTCGGGCTCGACATCTACCGGCGGATGCGGGTGCGCGTGCACACCCTGGACGGCGAGGAGCCGGCCTGGATGTACGTGCTCAACGGTTACGAGGGCGGGCTGCCCTCCGCCCGTTACCTCGGCGAGGTGGCCGACGCGGCGGAGTCCGCCGGGGCCCCGCACGACTACGTCATGGAACTGCGCAAGCGCCCCTGCTGA
- a CDS encoding purine-nucleoside phosphorylase encodes MNASVIPDNIQDDPHAVAAEAAARLRELTGAETHDVVLVMGSGWGPAGDALGTPDAEFPVTHLPGFPPPAVEGHGGTVRSYRIGEKRVLVFLGRTHFYEGRGVAAVAHGVRTAVAAGCRTVVLTNGCGGLREGMRPGQPVLIGDHINLTATSPIIGANFVDLTDLYSPRLRALCQEIDPSLEEGVYVQFPGPHYETPAEIGMVRAMGGDLVGMSTVLEAIAAREAGAEVLGISLVTNLAAGLSGEPLNHEEVLQAGRDSAARMGDLLARVLERI; translated from the coding sequence GTGAACGCATCTGTTATTCCGGACAACATCCAGGACGACCCGCACGCGGTGGCCGCGGAGGCCGCCGCCAGGCTGCGGGAGCTGACCGGCGCCGAGACCCACGACGTGGTCCTCGTGATGGGGTCCGGGTGGGGGCCCGCGGGCGATGCGCTCGGTACCCCGGACGCCGAGTTCCCGGTGACGCACCTGCCCGGATTCCCGCCCCCGGCGGTCGAGGGCCACGGCGGCACGGTCCGCTCGTACCGCATCGGCGAGAAGCGGGTGCTGGTCTTCCTCGGCCGCACCCACTTCTACGAGGGCCGCGGCGTCGCCGCCGTCGCCCACGGCGTCCGTACGGCCGTGGCCGCCGGCTGCCGGACGGTCGTGCTGACCAACGGCTGCGGCGGTCTGCGCGAGGGCATGCGGCCCGGCCAGCCGGTGCTGATCGGCGACCACATCAACCTCACCGCCACCTCCCCGATCATCGGCGCCAACTTCGTCGACCTGACCGACCTGTACTCCCCCCGGCTGAGGGCGCTCTGCCAGGAGATCGACCCCTCGCTGGAGGAGGGCGTGTACGTGCAGTTCCCCGGCCCGCACTACGAGACCCCGGCCGAGATCGGCATGGTCCGCGCGATGGGCGGCGACCTGGTGGGCATGTCCACCGTGCTGGAGGCCATCGCCGCGCGCGAGGCCGGCGCGGAGGTGCTCGGCATCTCGCTGGTGACCAACCTCGCGGCCGGGCTGTCCGGCGAGCCGCTGAACCACGAAGAGGTCCTGCAGGCCGGCCGGGACTCGGCCGCGCGCATGGGCGACCTGCTGGCCCGCGTGCTCGAACGCATCTGA